The following is a genomic window from Vicia villosa cultivar HV-30 ecotype Madison, WI unplaced genomic scaffold, Vvil1.0 ctg.001533F_1_1, whole genome shotgun sequence.
aattaatattttaagttaaaataaatttaatatgaataaaatattaatacatAAGGTAAAATTGTGAGACCTAATAAAAGTTCTTTAAAATTACTTCATTAGAGCAAAAATTAGATGAGTTATTTTAAGATGACGTAACTTAAtaagttttacaaaaaaaaaaaaccaagaaTAAATAGCACCAATGGAGATGCGTAAGATAGTTaataaatttgaaaagaaaaaaaacatagttAGTAAGTTAGGCATGTTCATTTTTATAGTGCAAAGCAATTTGGATGGTTTTGAGTCTTTTGACGATGTATGCTAAGTTAGGCATGTTCATTTTTATAGTGCAGAGCAATTTGGATGGTTTTGAGTCTTTTGACGATGTATGCTAAGTTAGGCATGTTCATTTTTATAGTGCAGAGCAATTTGGATGGTTTTGACGATGTATGCTGATATCCGCAGCACTCAACACAATCTTTGGTTTCGGGAGAAATTTCTGCCTGAGAAGAAGATAAACAGTAGTCATTGCTCCCAATGGGGTGCGACAAATAAAGGAACAACACATTATTTTTCACCTAGAAATATGCTTCATAAATGTACAAGTTATGTTGTCAATCAACTTCTAAATGTATTTGCAATTAGAGGTATTGTTATCCACTTGATACTGATGCAATAAGTTTTTCAAATCTCATTGACTCTAAATCAAATTGTAAACCTTGGCTAGTACATTAAATGTAATGAAGTGAAGAAGTGACTAGTGTCTTGACCACAAACAAGATCTACTATAATAAATGATCATTGATGATTAATATCTAAAGCGAAACATTCCTCAAACATGAGAGTAAACATGAATCTAAATTGTATGGATAGAAATTGTTTTTACACAAGACCAACATACCACGAACAACATTTATCATGGTCCTCGCATCTTCTCAACAATATGCCTACTCTTTTCTTCAATATGACGTCTTTTCTCTTCCAACTTCTCCCCCATTTTCTTCCCCAAACCTAACATCCTTTCCTTTCTCCCCATTTTCTTTGGAAGTCCATCTTCATGGTTAAAGGTATGATTTTGTTTCTCCACCACCACCATACTTCCATGTGGTGAGAGGATTTCTGAATTATTTTCCATCTTGTTTTCACTAGTTTCAAGTTGATTGTCATTTTGTAATAAAGGTTCTTTCAAACCCCTAGTATCTTGTGGTTGTTCATTCTCTAGTAAAGGTATTGTCAGTTCTTCCAAGCGGCTGCTGCTCTCCACTGTTTGTGAACCAGATGAACTTGTTGGTAGTGCTAAAGAATCTGATGATTTACTAGTTGATTCTTGACTAGATTCGCTCTTCTTCGGTTTTTGTTGTTTGTTCGCTTGACCATTAGTTGAGGTGCTTGCACTAGCTTTTGATCTAGCTTCCACTCCACCAGAAGATTGCTTATTGGTATTACTTGAAGTGGAAGTCTCATTCCTAAGTTCTTGGTTAATCCATAAGAATGGAGCAACATTTGAAGGAACCCAATCTTCCTTTTCTGCTAACATCCATGGGATACATATGTTTTCACAATTTGGGAGAACTATATTTTCCGAAACTGCTCTCTACATGAACCATGTTAAATTAGCTTACAGTTAAAAGCAACTTTTATAATCCTTTCTACAGAGAAATGAAGTTTAAACATGTTTCATAGCCTACTAAAGTGTGCCGGAGATTGAGGATGTCAACAATCTTGCCAAATGCATAATAACTATTTGATGCATACATAAACATAGGCATCTCAACAAAAGGTCTTTGtagtaaccaaaaaaaaaaaagaaggtctTTGTTAATGAGATGTAcagtgaaaaataatattaataaagccTGATTTCTATGGTTACACACTTAACTGAAGAATAGACATTTCGGCAAGATAGGGATTTATCTAcattttagtaattatattacTGATGATATATGTAAAATAGttctagaaaaataaataaaatggaacTTGAAAACATTAGAGACCATACTAAAAAAGCTGCAGGGAGAGGGCAGTCTTTAACTAAAATTGTTGAAATTATAAATCAATTGGAAAGAGAGCTATCATACCTTTAGCCTATTGACTACTAATGAAGAGAAGTACCCAGTAGTTATCTTATTTTCTCCAACAGAAGACTCCAAGTTGAAATCTATGTCTGGCATTGATGTGAAACCATACCACAGTTGATCAGAGGGAGGTGGTTTTATATGCAAACGCAGTGTCCCTTTTAGGAATGCTACTTTTATTGCCAAAGAGAGAGGGACCTTTCGATAAGAAATCATCCGTTACTTAGAGAATAAAACAAGGCTAGCTGTTTATAAGCTGATAGCTATAGAAAAATAAAACATCCGCACATTTTAAAATATTCAGGACAGGAGTATTCAAATGAGGTAAATCACTATTCACTGCATGCGCAAAATAGAGCATAGTGCAAGTGAAGATAACATGCATGGCTAATGTCAAAATATTCACAGGTGCATGTTAATCATTTGAGTCATAAAGAAATGCACATATACATGCCAAAACTTAATAGaaaaaaagtcaaatttttaGTTAGTTATGAGTCCCACCCACATTAGACACTGATATGGCTCGAATGTTGGTTATAATTTAAGTTAGGGTCATCAAATTTTAAGATGGTAAAAGAGTTTATCTTGGACCCGTTAGATCACCCCTTAACAGTCCACTGGAGCAACACTCTAAATGTCTAGTCCAGAGGGTGGGAGGGACTGTGACAAAAGACCAGCATTGGATGATAATATGGCTTGAATAGTGGTTATAATTTTTATAACGGTTAAGAATTTGGTTGAGCCTAACTTGTCCCTACAAAACCGGTTTGTAGAGTGAGGATtgccccacttataagcacatgttcaggccatatattgtccgatgtggcaCTCTTAACACACCACCTCACGTCCAAGGCTGGACATTTGAAGCGTGAAAATAAATTATAGGTGGCCCGATAGCAGATACCTATTGCCAGGTGGCCCAACAGATCTTAAAACCTAGCTCATATACCATGTTACAGTTGTGTtgagcctaactcatccctacaataCCGACTTGTAgaaggattgcccccacttataagcacatatTCAGGCTATATATCatccgatgtgagactcttaacaataACTAtaagtgaaaatagaaaatatttctcAAACCAAAAATATCCTTAAATTGGCCTCATTGAATTTTTACAAAACCTATGTAAATACCACCTCTAGTTTCGTATTATACAAAAATCTCCCTTGAGTTAGACTTTTCATGGATATATCTGAATGAAAATGTTTTGCATGATACAAGTATCTGGAAAACATTTACAAAGAGGAGATATCAATACAATGAAAAACTACTGCGAGGAAATTCAGTATACTTTCTAACATTTGAAGGGCTTTCGGTAGGTTAGTGTAGTTTCCTAAGGTATGGCAAACATCAAAATATCTAGGGAAAACACATTTGGTACAACCACACAACATGTTTAAAATAGAAGAATTTTAGGGATTGCAAAAAGTATTTTGGGAATAAGCAATGAACAGAATCATGGAGAGAGTAGTAGCAGGTACCTGTGAAACTTGTTTGGCAACAGAATTTAACACTGATTTCCATCGTGGTCCATCATTTGAGGAAGACATTGCGCTCATAAAGCTCTTTGATGCATCTGCTTAGGGAAAAAACAAGATTCACATTACTCCATCgatctaaatacaatatataacACCTCCAAATATGAAAACTATTCACTATCTTCCCTTCATATTTTGAAAGTTTATGAAAGCAGAACTAAAAATAATTGTTTATGTATCCTCTAGGAAAACAGAAGGGAGAAAACTACAATGAACACCACACAATTCTCCATGTACCATTCTACCGGTAAGCTTAGTTTTAAAAACGTGGAAATTACATTAAAAAATAGATGTGGGACTAAAAGGAAGTCATATTTCAGGAAGAAAAAGGATAATAAAAAATAGAGTCTGATAGAACTCTGATAAAGTTCATAAATTATTGGAAATGATACAACCTCACTAAAAAGTGCATAGATAACtgaatttttttgggatttattTACTAACCATTGTTCCGATTACCATCTTCCCTTTGCTCTTGAAAATCATTATCTCTTCCTTCAAGTTTCAATTGCTTTTCTAAATATTCAAAACCTTCAAGAAGATCTGATGGGACAGCTCCAACATTGCTTGACTCCGAATTTGAGTCTTCAGTCTTTGTTTGGAGCTCAAGTTCGCGAGCTTCAAGCCTTGTTTCAATCTCTAATACTGCTCCTCCAGAATATTCAATGTCAACTTCTAAGGCCCAAACCTCACTCATTTCCATAGGAAGAACCCTCATTCCTACAATACAAGGTGGAACATTCCCGGTATTGATGTCAGTACAGATGATTTCACCAATATAACTGGGAGTCCTCATACTTGACAATGTTCTCTGtggcaaaaagaaagaaacaaacaaacaacCATTATTTTTCTCATAGAAAATATTATGAAATGTAGTTTTCTAAGCTGTTGTTCTCTGTAAACAAACACTAGAGATCTTTAAAAAAATCAACTACAGTTCAAACGATTATTGGAATCAAGGCTTACTTTCTCCATTCACTACAATCAAAAACACTGACATAGGGATATATTCCTTTTTATCTGGTTGGTATGATGGGATATAAATCTATCCTATGACCTGATCAGTAAAGACATTTTGATTGATGCCAAAATGAAATGACGCCCATCTTCactaaacaaacataataaaaagaGACTCGTGCAAAAACATTTAAATGTCAAACGGGAAAGGTTAAACCTGAATCCTATCTTGCAACGATCTCTTCAACTGCATGCTGCCTTTGACATCAAAAAAGAGTCGGGAAATCAATAAATTCCAGCATAATGTTCCCTCATCAATATCAAACTTCTTTTCAACATCCCTGTCAGAGCTGACAGAGTGAATACTGTCACTTCCCAAATGCGGTAACTTCGAAGATAATGGGGTAGCATTGTCTACCAATGAATTTTTAAGATGCTTTGATGTTGAATCAGTTCCCGAAATTGCATCTTGGCTAGAAAGATTATCAGTGCTCTTTTTTCCTTCATGACCGGACAATGAAGTCCATGTAGATTTATTTTCCAGACCAACTCGGGAAGTTTTTTtagcaatctttttcaaaaaCTGACGAACTTTTGAGGAAGGATCGTCAGGCTTTATATCCCTTTCTATTGCCTCAACACTTATTCCTACTGATGGTTTCATAAAACAATGATACACAGAATTTAAGGATGTCAGGTAGCTATGAAAGTCCTCATGCACCTGGGTGAACCAtttgactttttctttttcttcagatGAAGCCAGATAGAGGGCCTTACACCATGCTTCTTTTTCCCATGAAGTTTCCAGATACAAATATAGAGTTTTACTTCCATTGTATATTACTGAGGTCTTGTTTTCCACTTTGATGGGAAACTTTTTTGCCCTGTAAGATTGATTCATCACCAATTTGTACCAAAAAGACAAAAACAATTAGCTTTATTGGGGAAAAAAACAAGTCTCATATAGAATAAAGATAGCATCCCTCACTTTACAAGCTGGCTTTGTAAGAATGACTTAGATTCAAACCAATATAAAAAGTTAATAATCATCAATCAATTAAGAACTCAGAGTATTTAATTTCCTTAATAAATGACCAGTtgttaaaacaaaatttttaaaggTTTATTTAATTTCTGAGAATGTTCCGTTTTCAACATGAGTGTAAAACAGCTTTCTTCTCACTGCCACAAATTCATCATATGCTCATTTCTCACCACCAATCCATCGTATGCTTATTTTTCATTTCCATCACCATATGCAGGTTGTGAGTTACAGTAGCCTTTTTGGAATTGGTGAAAAGGACTTTTTACCATTATCAAAATTTTCTAACATACTGTTTTTACTTTCTGGAATTTACAATGAGAACAGTTGGACAAACATATTTTtactttcattatttattttataaatgaaaaaagTAAATTTAGAAAGTAAACAGGGCCAAATATTTCCATTTTTTTACTTATGGTACCAAAATCCAAGCTATCAAAAGCTACTTTTGGTTAAGGTAAGCAAAGCTCAAAAGATATAAGAATTCCCAGTGTCAAATTAAATACCAGTGAAGTCTGCAAATTACTTAATATTCTGAGCATTGATTCATATGTTAAATCAAAATACAATCACTTAGACAATCTTCCCTTTGAAAGGAACAAAAGAGAGGTTAAAAGAGAGGAACTACAACTCTAGCCACCATGGTAATTCTTGCGACCTGTTAGATGACTTTGTCACTTCTTTTTCTCTACATTCATCCAAGAACGTTGCATTCATATATAAGAGAAAAATTAAGGGTACTAGAATCTAAAAAGAGGGTCATAAATAACAGTTAAATGACATTACCATTTTTTTGAAGAAAGGTTTGAAGCTGACACAGCTTGAACTGTACAACTCTTGAGTTCAATTGTTGAGTGCGACTGCAAACCATCGGGTTTTCTTAGAATAAGTGACTCACCCTTGATTGTTCCATACATTTTAATAGGTGAAACCTCCAATAACCCTTTTCTTTTTGGCTCTTTTGGAATTTTTCCTGATTCAAGGACCCAAACCACACCCTGAAAGCCAAAACTATTATGATAAAgagtttaataataaataataaaaatatatatatttgtttattcacTATTTTGGTAATCAAATACATAGGGCCTATTTGGATGGACTTATTTGAGCTTATATCCTGCCATAAGTTTTATAACACatgttttgtgatactatttGGGAGACTTAATCAAAACAGCTTATgacatttttcataaattttttaaacttatttctaTAAATTCTTCAAGATAGCTAATGAAAGCAACTTATAacatatataaaaacaatttatatttatttcatcttttgttataaaaataatttatttgagcTTATTCATAAGCGCTTATTTTAATAAGTACTTGACTACTTGTGCTATAAGCTGCaaataagttgtttatccaaacaggcTCATAATCTTGTGTATTTTGGTTTCACGTTAAATTTGATTTCAGAGGTGAAGAATTGATTATGACATATTTAGATCTACATAATCAGAATTGATATTGCCTCCAGAATTGATATTAACTTAAACTAGGTATTAATTTTTTACTTCTACAGTAGATTATATCCTTCAAATTAACTGATCAACTGAGTTCTACAAAATATAACCACTTTACTATTCAACTCATTACAAAATCGATTAATTCAAAATCGATTTAGTTCACACAATTAGTATACACTTCCCTTCTAACTTGAAGAAACCTCAAAAAGCATTTCTAATTTTCAGTATTTTACCATAACGAACACAGTGAGAAAAAGGGGGGAAATCGAAATTTGAGGCGTGAGTTGAAAACGAACCTGCTTGTGAGACGCAAAATGCAGAGACTGTTGATGATCAAGCTGGTTTGATTCAGTTTCCAGTTGATGAGCTTGTTCGCCATGGAGCTTGTGGCTGCGGCGTAACCGTTTGATGATCCATAACAGTGCCAGAGCTTGAACGGCAACAACCGCCACCACACCGAAACCGAACCCGAGCAAAATCGAACCCCAAAACGACGGCATTTTGATTATTGAGGCAAAGAAAGTTGGTTACAAGTTAAGTTACTAGTCAGGTGTAGAGCATTGTGATGTAGAATAGAAGGAGAAAAAAGGAAAACGGTGTTAACACGGAATGAAAGAGGAAGGAAACGTTATGTCAAAAAAGGAAGCAAGCGCGTTGATACAATACAATCACTATTTTTTattatctctttttctttttctttcttttattttactCAATTAGTCATATATCTCGTAATGACTCCATATTTGGTGTCTGTTTTCAGAAAGAAATTTGACTAAATTGAAGTTGATAAATACAATAAACCCTGATTACTTATGGATAAAAAATTAGTAtgtaacaattttttatttaatttaaaatactatttaatttttttaaatcaattaaaagttaaatattttgtgtaatttaaatgattaatttaaaattatattgcatttctttttctttgtgatttgtgtttcttatttatttatatacttcatattatgtttaattatttttataaaaaacatataaattttgataaatgaaaataatatatttttgttttaactaatttaataaatgttaataatattttttattttaaaaattaagtctTTAAAAACACTTAAGCTACTAAGGAATTTtacataatataaaatttattttttttttaaataaatatcatatattgataaagaaaatatatataaacaaaatttgtttaatattagGAGTTACAATAATGTTCTTGGATTGGATGAAAAATGTCCAATTTCGCTTAGGGAAGATATTGTGCATATGTAAGATTAGGTGTTTATGAATAAGTTAAGGAATAAATGGTTTAAGGATTGAGATAGGAGTATTAAGTTTTTTTACAACACAACTAAATTAAGATATGttagaaaaaaaatcattaaaccaAGACATAGCAAAAAATAATTAAAGGGAGTCATTCATCTATATAATCATGTTATTAACTTTTATATAATTTGTTTCAGGAAAACAATTGCAGATAAATTGATCTGGTGGATAGAACTATCCCACAACTTATAACTCATGCAGGTAATGAATATCTCACAAGAATGTCTCAGCTTGAGGAAATTTAGAATACAGTGCACAATATAGATTGTAATTCTGTTCCAGATAGTGATGGCTTTGTAGGATGTTTTCCATGCCTATTGGGATATAATAGGGACTTATGTGATTAATTTAGTGAACCAATTCATTGAATAAGGTTGGATCATACCTAGTCACAATTCAGTCTATGTGACTTTGATACATAAAATGTGGATATATGTGCTTGCATGTATGACATCTAAAGCAATCTGTTTGGTTTTTATGTTGACAACGGTCTTAAGAGCagtcttcatcagaagtgttgtTCAAGGGTTGTTGGTTTAGATTATGAAAAATGAAGTTATCATCTGATGAGATTAAGTGGTTGTGCTTGAAGATCAAGGTGTCATATGATATGATGATCAACTAGTGGTGCTTAAAGATCAAGATGTCATATATTTGGACGATCAAGATGTGCTAAGATATTAAAGATCAATTGTTGTGATCTATTTGTGTTGCTTAAAGATCaagttttcaaatattttatGTGGAAGACAACACCTTATGTTAAACCGCGTTCGATGAAATCAGCAAAGATCTCTAATCAAGTGGTCTGTTTGATGTTGGTGGTTATCTTGAAGATTTATCTCAAGCTTCATCGGAAGAAGATTCAAGGTTATAATGAAGTTGTAAGTTAAAGATAATATGGCAAGAATCTAGAGGCTTCATAGCTGTGAAAGAAAGGAAGAGTGGAAGATTGATGAGTCAGTGTCGACTGATCAGTGTCTCTAAAGgtatgtgttgcaccccaatttttgacctctgagatcccatcattttctaagtgttatgatcattattgttataccccaaaatttgcctgcgtttttttttttttaaaaaaaagagaagtcaacagacttctgtctaaaaatttggagttttatacaatcttggatttttatttcataaatatcctggttttataaatactcaatttttagaattttttatacagtattttggttcgctgttaaatttattctcacATAaatgccaaatactgtttatcacttcatacactgtttatttgagatttattttcaaataaataatgctgacgcagttggtgcagaattaaaatttgcaggcgcggagtccgggtttcagattatactggtaacaattaaattattattggttttatttcccactaatttttatttttatactatattattttttcaaaatctctttctttcttttcaaatatcttcctttcttttcaaatctctttctttcaaatcaaatcctagctttattctacaccccttttcttttcaaaacctaccatactttttttcaaatcctactactattcaaaacggtaacactccattcccaacgtctctatctctctcttttcactctataaatactcctcattttttccataaattctcacatcaaatttcactcatctcccaaatttctcaaacttctattattttctcttcttccccg
Proteins encoded in this region:
- the LOC131635707 gene encoding uncharacterized protein LOC131635707 isoform X1, with translation MPSFWGSILLGFGFGVVAVVAVQALALLWIIKRLRRSHKLHGEQAHQLETESNQLDHQQSLHFASHKQGVVWVLESGKIPKEPKRKGLLEVSPIKMYGTIKGESLILRKPDGLQSHSTIELKSCTVQAVSASNLSSKKWAKKFPIKVENKTSVIYNGSKTLYLYLETSWEKEAWCKALYLASSEEKEKVKWFTQVHEDFHSYLTSLNSVYHCFMKPSVGISVEAIERDIKPDDPSSKVRQFLKKIAKKTSRVGLENKSTWTSLSGHEGKKSTDNLSSQDAISGTDSTSKHLKNSLVDNATPLSSKLPHLGSDSIHSVSSDRDVEKKFDIDEGTLCWNLLISRLFFDVKGSMQLKRSLQDRIQRTLSSMRTPSYIGEIICTDINTGNVPPCIVGMRVLPMEMSEVWALEVDIEYSGGAVLEIETRLEARELELQTKTEDSNSESSNVGAVPSDLLEGFEYLEKQLKLEGRDNDFQEQREDGNRNNDASKSFMSAMSSSNDGPRWKSVLNSVAKQVSQVPLSLAIKVAFLKGTLRLHIKPPPSDQLWYGFTSMPDIDFNLESSVGENKITTGYFSSLVVNRLKRAVSENIVLPNCENICIPWMLAEKEDWVPSNVAPFLWINQELRNETSTSSNTNKQSSGGVEARSKASASTSTNGQANKQQKPKKSESSQESTSKSSDSLALPTSSSGSQTVESSSRLEELTIPLLENEQPQDTRGLKEPLLQNDNQLETSENKMENNSEILSPHGSMVVVEKQNHTFNHEDGLPKKMGRKERMLGLGKKMGEKLEEKRRHIEEKSRHIVEKMRGP
- the LOC131635707 gene encoding uncharacterized protein LOC131635707 isoform X2; translation: MANKLINWKLNQTSLIINSLCILRLTSSFGFQGVVWVLESGKIPKEPKRKGLLEVSPIKMYGTIKGESLILRKPDGLQSHSTIELKSCTVQAVSASNLSSKKWAKKFPIKVENKTSVIYNGSKTLYLYLETSWEKEAWCKALYLASSEEKEKVKWFTQVHEDFHSYLTSLNSVYHCFMKPSVGISVEAIERDIKPDDPSSKVRQFLKKIAKKTSRVGLENKSTWTSLSGHEGKKSTDNLSSQDAISGTDSTSKHLKNSLVDNATPLSSKLPHLGSDSIHSVSSDRDVEKKFDIDEGTLCWNLLISRLFFDVKGSMQLKRSLQDRIQRTLSSMRTPSYIGEIICTDINTGNVPPCIVGMRVLPMEMSEVWALEVDIEYSGGAVLEIETRLEARELELQTKTEDSNSESSNVGAVPSDLLEGFEYLEKQLKLEGRDNDFQEQREDGNRNNDASKSFMSAMSSSNDGPRWKSVLNSVAKQVSQVPLSLAIKVAFLKGTLRLHIKPPPSDQLWYGFTSMPDIDFNLESSVGENKITTGYFSSLVVNRLKRAVSENIVLPNCENICIPWMLAEKEDWVPSNVAPFLWINQELRNETSTSSNTNKQSSGGVEARSKASASTSTNGQANKQQKPKKSESSQESTSKSSDSLALPTSSSGSQTVESSSRLEELTIPLLENEQPQDTRGLKEPLLQNDNQLETSENKMENNSEILSPHGSMVVVEKQNHTFNHEDGLPKKMGRKERMLGLGKKMGEKLEEKRRHIEEKSRHIVEKMRGP